One region of Jonesiaceae bacterium BS-20 genomic DNA includes:
- a CDS encoding YbjN domain-containing protein — MSTQNTNSSDPGKLDPTILLPGTVSYLDLVNPDKFGRKAPEPLTKERVIEHLADRGYRFSIDDDGDPVGVWDQNLVWFMFLGTDENFLQVRARWHRKVATLERLSLLQALNDWNRDKLWPKVFARAEEDSPEHLHVYAEISCDFSAGATDHQLHQAIDLSLEGALMFFDSLGQSLPPSLDD, encoded by the coding sequence GTGAGCACCCAAAACACCAATTCGAGTGATCCGGGCAAGTTGGATCCCACGATCTTGCTGCCCGGGACGGTCAGTTATCTGGATTTGGTCAACCCCGATAAGTTTGGCCGCAAGGCCCCCGAGCCGCTGACGAAGGAACGGGTCATTGAGCACCTGGCCGACCGCGGTTACCGGTTCTCCATTGACGATGACGGTGATCCGGTTGGGGTTTGGGATCAGAACCTGGTGTGGTTCATGTTCTTAGGCACCGATGAGAACTTCTTGCAGGTACGCGCACGGTGGCACCGTAAAGTCGCAACTCTCGAGCGTCTGAGCCTGTTGCAGGCGCTCAACGATTGGAACAGGGACAAACTCTGGCCCAAGGTCTTTGCGCGCGCAGAAGAAGACTCCCCCGAGCATTTACACGTGTACGCAGAGATTTCCTGCGACTTTTCTGCCGGGGCAACCGACCATCAGCTCCATCAGGCGATCGATCTCTCCCTTGAGGGAGCGCTGATGTTCTTTGACTCGTTGGGGCAGTCACTGCCGCCGAGTCTTGATGACTAG
- the miaA gene encoding tRNA (adenosine(37)-N6)-dimethylallyltransferase MiaA: MVIVAVVGPTATGKSDLALDLAQRLSGNVPAEIVNSDAYQMYRQMDIGTAKVPIAQRRGIVHHQVDVLEVSQDASVADFQTRARADLAAIAQRGARAVVVGGSGLYVRALLDHMDFPGTDPLVRAALERECEELGVGHVFAQLEAKDPVAARNIGSQNARRIIRALEVIELTGQPYSANLPRQEYVAPAVQIGLDCDREFLDAQVANRVDLMFEQGLVQEVTALAQQGLGRTAERAVGYAEILSHLRGEITLDQARADITANTRRLARKQMGWFGRDPRVQWLNAQDPDRIEKALAIVARADSGETLGGIEMVRRPLGS; the protein is encoded by the coding sequence GTGGTAATTGTTGCAGTAGTAGGCCCTACGGCCACCGGAAAATCTGACCTCGCGCTTGACCTGGCACAGCGATTGAGCGGGAACGTACCCGCCGAGATCGTGAACTCTGATGCGTACCAAATGTACCGTCAGATGGATATTGGCACCGCCAAAGTTCCCATCGCCCAGCGCCGAGGCATTGTGCACCACCAGGTCGACGTGCTCGAGGTATCGCAAGATGCCTCGGTCGCCGACTTCCAGACGCGAGCACGCGCAGACCTTGCCGCAATTGCCCAGCGCGGAGCCCGTGCCGTGGTGGTTGGAGGATCCGGGCTCTATGTGCGGGCCTTGCTCGACCACATGGACTTTCCAGGAACCGATCCACTCGTACGCGCGGCACTGGAACGCGAGTGCGAAGAGTTGGGTGTGGGTCACGTGTTTGCCCAGCTGGAAGCGAAGGATCCGGTTGCTGCCCGCAACATTGGCTCCCAAAACGCGCGCCGGATCATCCGGGCACTCGAGGTCATCGAACTGACGGGTCAGCCGTACTCAGCTAACCTTCCACGCCAGGAATACGTGGCCCCGGCGGTACAAATTGGGCTTGACTGCGATCGCGAATTTCTCGATGCCCAGGTCGCCAACCGCGTTGACCTCATGTTTGAGCAGGGGCTGGTCCAAGAAGTAACCGCCCTGGCACAGCAGGGTCTGGGCCGCACGGCCGAGCGCGCCGTGGGGTACGCCGAGATTCTTTCCCACCTGCGCGGCGAGATCACCCTAGACCAAGCCCGTGCGGACATCACCGCGAACACCCGGCGCCTTGCCCGCAAACAAATGGGCTGGTTTGGCCGCGACCCTCGGGTCCAATGGCTCAACGCCCAGGACCCGGACCGCATAGAAAAGGCCCTCGCCATTGTGGCGCGGGCCGATTCGGGTGAAACGTTGGGCGGCATCGAGATGGTGCGCCGGCCCCTTGGGTCTTAG
- a CDS encoding L-lactate dehydrogenase: protein MYFENSQVEQVVGGMHTPRRTSKISIVGAGAVGSTMAYAALMRGSARTVALYDINKAKVEAEVLDLAHGIQFMPMAEIIGSDEIEVCRDSDIVIITAGAKQKPGQTRLDLAGATIDLMKKILPPLLEVAPNAVYLMVTNPVDVVTYAALKISGLPPERLFGSGTVLDSSRLRYVLARQCGVAVQNVHAYMAGEHGDSEIPLWSSATIGGVPLLDWPGIDGRGPLTAVQRHEIAQEVITSAYRIIEGKGATNYAVGLAGTRIIEAILNDEHRVLPVSRLVTDYYGISDVCLSIPAMVGRSGCTETLSVPLSASEATGLRRSADKVTKIVREFGF from the coding sequence ATGTATTTTGAAAACTCGCAGGTTGAACAGGTCGTCGGCGGTATGCACACGCCCCGGCGAACGTCCAAGATCTCGATTGTGGGCGCCGGCGCGGTCGGCTCGACCATGGCCTACGCGGCCCTGATGCGAGGCTCCGCACGCACGGTGGCCCTGTATGACATCAACAAGGCAAAGGTTGAGGCTGAGGTCCTGGACCTCGCCCACGGCATTCAGTTCATGCCAATGGCTGAGATTATTGGCTCGGATGAAATCGAAGTCTGCCGGGACTCTGACATTGTCATTATTACTGCCGGCGCCAAGCAAAAGCCCGGACAAACCCGTCTGGATCTTGCCGGCGCAACGATCGACCTGATGAAGAAGATTCTGCCACCGTTGCTCGAGGTGGCACCGAACGCGGTCTATCTCATGGTGACCAACCCGGTCGATGTGGTCACATACGCGGCGCTAAAGATCTCAGGTCTACCGCCCGAGCGTCTGTTTGGCTCGGGAACGGTCTTGGACTCTTCCCGGTTGCGATACGTGCTCGCGCGCCAGTGCGGCGTTGCGGTGCAAAACGTGCACGCTTACATGGCGGGGGAGCACGGCGATAGTGAGATTCCACTGTGGAGCTCAGCAACTATCGGAGGGGTGCCTTTGCTGGACTGGCCTGGCATAGATGGTCGTGGCCCGCTGACCGCGGTCCAGCGCCATGAGATCGCTCAGGAAGTAATTACCTCCGCCTACCGCATCATTGAGGGCAAGGGGGCCACCAACTACGCAGTTGGTTTGGCCGGAACCCGGATCATTGAGGCGATCCTCAATGACGAACACCGAGTGCTCCCGGTCAGCCGCTTGGTGACGGATTACTACGGGATTTCCGATGTCTGCCTGTCAATACCGGCGATGGTTGGCCGCTCCGGTTGTACGGAAACGCTTTCGGTCCCGCTGTCAGCCAGTGAGGCAACAGGGCTGCGGCGCTCGGCTGATAAGGTCACCAAGATTGTCCGCGAGTTTGGATTCTAA
- a CDS encoding ATP-dependent DNA helicase, with translation MPAKNLTNAKPSVAETQTIELLAKAVTGLGGTLRQGQQDMAVAATRSMETGRHLLVQAGTGTGKSLGYLVPAVQHAVTQGERVVVSTATLALQRQIMTRDLPLVVEAVSGNLPRKPNIALLKGWNNYACLHKVQGGYPQDDPGALFDLPGGQPTGEIPEQSPTDSGSLVAQVKRLHAWIDDTETGDRDDLVPGVSERAWSQVSVSKLECLGTKCPLIEECFPERAKRIAFDADVVVTNHSMLGIASTGSPHVLPEFSVVVVDEAHELNDRVTASASVELSLSSIDHAARLARRNGGVATADLDRAAQDFAQVLAELPEQSFPTGLPDDARLAVAGVRDSAREVLTLLKPAKDSAKESDSGLKMAQSAVLVVFEIAERMAADHTGADVIWCSTGRFGSQEGINRLHAAPIGVAGLLRNNLWAEHTGILTSATLSLGDSFDHVARGAGIAKQDESGVPWDSMDVGSPFDYAKQGILYIAKDLKAPGQESTIELQLDVMADLISAAKGRTLGLFSSRKAAERAAEAMRKRLDFPILCQGDDQLSTLVEQFSQDDETCLFGTLSLWQGVDVPGTACQLVLIDRIPFPRPDDPVKAARARAVEKAGGNGFMQVSATHAALLLAQGAGRLIRSAEDRGVVAVLDPRLATARYGSFLVRSLPEFWPTSDKNVAISALTRLSALESN, from the coding sequence GTGCCTGCCAAGAACTTGACCAATGCGAAGCCATCCGTGGCTGAAACCCAAACCATCGAACTCCTTGCCAAAGCGGTTACGGGGTTAGGGGGCACGCTGCGTCAAGGGCAGCAGGACATGGCAGTAGCCGCTACCCGGTCAATGGAAACCGGCCGTCACCTGCTTGTCCAAGCGGGAACGGGAACGGGGAAATCCCTGGGGTACTTGGTCCCGGCCGTGCAGCACGCAGTGACCCAAGGGGAACGCGTCGTGGTCTCGACAGCAACGCTCGCCCTGCAGCGTCAGATCATGACGCGGGACTTACCGCTCGTGGTCGAGGCGGTCTCAGGCAACCTGCCGCGAAAGCCTAATATTGCACTTTTAAAGGGGTGGAACAACTACGCCTGCCTGCACAAGGTTCAGGGCGGGTACCCCCAAGATGACCCGGGGGCGTTGTTTGATTTACCGGGTGGCCAGCCCACAGGTGAGATCCCCGAACAAAGCCCTACCGATTCTGGTTCCCTAGTGGCACAGGTCAAGCGCCTGCACGCCTGGATTGATGACACGGAAACCGGTGATCGTGATGATCTGGTACCTGGCGTATCAGAGCGGGCATGGTCACAGGTCTCGGTGTCAAAACTTGAATGCTTGGGCACCAAATGCCCGTTGATTGAGGAATGTTTCCCCGAACGTGCCAAGCGTATTGCCTTTGATGCCGATGTCGTTGTCACGAATCACTCGATGTTAGGCATTGCCTCAACGGGGTCCCCGCACGTGCTGCCCGAATTCTCGGTGGTTGTGGTCGATGAGGCCCACGAGCTGAATGACCGGGTCACGGCATCCGCGTCGGTTGAACTTAGCTTGAGTTCGATCGATCACGCTGCGCGCTTGGCCCGACGTAATGGGGGAGTCGCAACCGCTGACCTTGACCGGGCCGCCCAAGACTTTGCCCAGGTGTTGGCCGAGCTGCCCGAGCAAAGTTTCCCCACGGGTCTGCCAGATGACGCCAGACTCGCTGTTGCTGGAGTAAGGGATAGCGCCCGAGAGGTCCTAACTCTTCTGAAACCGGCCAAGGACAGTGCCAAGGAGTCTGACTCCGGGTTAAAGATGGCGCAGTCCGCGGTCCTCGTAGTATTTGAAATCGCAGAGCGCATGGCAGCCGACCATACGGGAGCCGATGTCATCTGGTGTAGCACGGGCCGGTTTGGTTCCCAGGAAGGGATCAACCGGCTGCACGCGGCACCAATTGGGGTGGCCGGCTTGCTCCGCAACAATTTGTGGGCGGAGCACACGGGAATCTTGACCTCGGCGACCCTCAGTTTGGGGGACTCCTTCGACCATGTCGCCCGTGGTGCGGGAATTGCCAAGCAAGATGAGAGCGGTGTGCCGTGGGATTCCATGGACGTTGGCAGCCCCTTTGATTATGCAAAGCAGGGCATCTTATACATCGCAAAGGATCTCAAGGCGCCCGGCCAAGAATCGACCATCGAGTTGCAACTCGATGTCATGGCGGACCTGATCTCTGCGGCCAAGGGGCGCACATTGGGGCTATTCTCCTCCCGCAAAGCTGCTGAGCGTGCCGCGGAAGCCATGCGTAAGCGCCTTGATTTCCCCATCCTTTGTCAGGGCGACGATCAGCTATCTACCCTTGTTGAGCAGTTTTCCCAAGATGATGAAACCTGTCTCTTTGGCACACTTTCGCTCTGGCAGGGCGTTGACGTGCCGGGAACGGCATGCCAATTAGTGCTGATTGATAGGATCCCGTTCCCGCGGCCCGATGACCCGGTCAAGGCCGCACGTGCTCGCGCGGTTGAAAAGGCCGGTGGCAATGGATTTATGCAGGTGTCTGCCACTCATGCGGCGCTCTTGTTAGCGCAGGGGGCCGGCCGGCTCATTCGCAGCGCGGAAGATCGGGGAGTTGTTGCGGTCTTGGACCCGCGGCTCGCCACGGCCCGGTACGGATCGTTCCTAGTGCGTTCTCTGCCCGAATTTTGGCCAACCTCGGACAAGAATGTAGCAATCAGCGCGTTGACGAGGCTAAGCGCACTCGAGAGTAACTAA
- the lexA gene encoding transcriptional repressor LexA, with translation MSKVKPALPATAKLSARQQGILDTIAQSIADRGYPPTYREIGTAVGLSSPSSVKHQLNALERMGYLRRDPNRPRAIEVVNFQAANITPAPAPAPAIVLPMFENHSATQVPLVGRIAAGNPILAEQEVQDIFTLPKQLVGEGELYMLEVSGDSMIDAAICDGDWVVIRRQHVAENGQIVAAMLDGEATVKTFKRDKDHVWLLPHNQAYEPILGDHAEILGRVVSVMRSL, from the coding sequence ATGAGCAAAGTAAAACCCGCGCTCCCGGCGACCGCGAAGCTATCCGCACGGCAGCAGGGCATCCTTGACACCATTGCCCAAAGCATCGCGGACCGCGGATACCCACCGACCTACCGGGAAATTGGCACGGCTGTGGGACTATCTAGTCCGTCTAGCGTCAAGCATCAGCTCAACGCCCTCGAACGCATGGGGTACCTACGCCGTGACCCAAACCGGCCGCGCGCAATCGAGGTGGTCAATTTCCAGGCCGCAAATATTACGCCCGCCCCGGCCCCTGCGCCGGCAATCGTGCTGCCCATGTTCGAGAATCACAGTGCGACCCAAGTGCCGCTGGTTGGGCGTATTGCGGCCGGTAACCCTATCCTTGCCGAGCAAGAAGTCCAAGACATCTTCACCCTGCCAAAACAGCTCGTTGGCGAGGGTGAGTTGTACATGCTCGAAGTCTCCGGGGACTCCATGATCGACGCCGCCATCTGTGACGGTGACTGGGTAGTCATCCGCCGCCAACACGTAGCTGAGAATGGGCAAATCGTGGCAGCGATGCTGGATGGAGAGGCCACCGTCAAGACGTTTAAGCGGGATAAGGACCACGTGTGGTTACTACCGCACAACCAGGCCTACGAGCCGATTCTGGGCGACCACGCAGAAATCTTAGGCCGCGTGGTCTCCGTCATGCGATCGCTCTAA
- a CDS encoding YbjN domain-containing protein: protein MRFFSRRRREQVTQQAGQSSQPAISTSPNPPAPNIPEPNPLAPKKLTSQRVMAWLKEAELPYFIDSDGDLGAIHESRTFYFLLFGSGREIFQVRGRWNRPVTIERSPQVLEFCNEWNTKMIWPKAYFRVRDDGQIHIYGEVSMTYEYGITDDQIGAMIMCGLQTNTQFFSELNKAFPDPTQVAP, encoded by the coding sequence ATGCGGTTCTTTAGTCGACGCAGACGTGAACAAGTCACACAGCAGGCCGGTCAAAGTAGCCAACCGGCCATTTCCACCAGCCCAAATCCCCCCGCTCCCAACATTCCTGAGCCCAACCCGTTGGCTCCCAAGAAGCTCACCTCCCAGCGTGTCATGGCCTGGCTCAAGGAGGCTGAGCTGCCATATTTTATTGACAGCGACGGCGATCTTGGTGCGATCCATGAGTCCCGAACATTTTATTTCTTGCTGTTTGGGTCCGGCCGCGAGATCTTTCAAGTGCGCGGTCGTTGGAACCGCCCCGTAACCATTGAAAGATCCCCCCAAGTGCTTGAATTTTGCAACGAGTGGAACACCAAGATGATCTGGCCCAAGGCGTATTTTCGGGTACGGGACGACGGCCAAATCCACATCTATGGCGAGGTCTCCATGACCTACGAATATGGCATTACCGACGATCAAATTGGCGCGATGATCATGTGCGGATTGCAGACCAATACCCAGTTCTTCTCCGAGTTAAACAAAGCATTCCCAGACCCAACCCAGGTGGCACCGTGA
- a CDS encoding methyltransferase → MIQEQGQTGSGDHYFSAQPAATTKQRTITVELNETAVELVTAPGVFSPGHLDTGTKVLLRTVTPPPAGHLLDIGCGWGPIAFTMALQNPDAHVWAVDVNERSLELTRVNAKKLGLTNISAVTPDQVPDDIMFAEIWSNPPIRIGKAALHDLLRKWLPRLTPGSSAFMVVQKNLGADTLLRWLSEEFDGSPDSLMSAHSVRVATSKGFRVLETIRQEEAG, encoded by the coding sequence GTGATTCAGGAACAAGGCCAAACCGGCTCGGGCGACCATTATTTTTCAGCGCAACCAGCGGCTACGACAAAGCAGCGCACCATTACCGTGGAACTCAATGAGACCGCGGTTGAGTTAGTCACCGCACCCGGCGTATTTTCGCCGGGCCACCTTGACACGGGCACCAAGGTCTTGCTGCGTACCGTGACTCCGCCGCCGGCCGGTCACCTGCTGGATATTGGGTGCGGCTGGGGTCCGATTGCTTTCACCATGGCCCTGCAAAATCCCGATGCCCACGTTTGGGCCGTCGATGTGAACGAACGCAGCTTGGAACTCACTCGAGTAAACGCCAAGAAGTTGGGTTTGACCAATATTTCTGCCGTGACCCCCGACCAGGTTCCAGATGACATCATGTTTGCGGAGATCTGGTCCAACCCGCCCATTCGCATTGGCAAGGCCGCACTCCATGACTTACTCCGTAAGTGGTTGCCCCGGCTTACCCCCGGATCCAGCGCGTTCATGGTCGTCCAAAAGAACCTGGGTGCTGACACCCTGCTGCGGTGGCTGAGCGAGGAATTTGACGGTTCGCCGGACTCATTGATGTCCGCGCACTCGGTTCGTGTTGCCACCTCGAAAGGCTTCCGCGTGTTGGAGACGATCCGCCAGGAAGAGGCGGGCTAA
- the hflX gene encoding GTPase HflX gives MQNNPQSNDVPQDNEQEQRSAREIAEDVVARVLARSSSALDDGGTRHSLADGDQLELEERTALRRVSGLSTELEDVTEVENRQLRLENVVLVGLYTRGTTLEAELSLRELAALADTAGSNVLDGVLQRRSAPDPGTYLGSGKARELANIVAATGADTVVVDGELGASQRRGLEDIVKVKVIDRTALILDIFAQHAKSREGKAQVELAQLEYLLPRLRGWGESMSRQAGGQVGGAGAGMGSRGPGETKIELDRRRIRDRIAKLRKDIEQMAPSRDTKRNSRKRHAIPAVAIAGYTNAGKSSLLNSLTGAGVLVENALFATLDPTVRRTKTPDGRLYTLADTVGFVRSLPHQLVEAFRSTLEEVGDADLILHVVDASHPDPDGQIAAVREVLGEIDGVGDIPEIIVLNKADVALAESVERVQAHERNVFLVSAHTGQGIPELLEFVANSLPRPTVTIDVTVPYDRGDLVNRVHLEGEIDHLEHLEQGTRIQGRVDGELASDLSQVAVTSEPTSSTT, from the coding sequence ATGCAAAATAACCCCCAGTCCAACGATGTTCCCCAAGATAATGAACAGGAGCAGCGTTCTGCGCGGGAAATTGCAGAAGATGTAGTTGCCCGGGTACTGGCGCGTTCTAGTTCCGCCTTGGATGACGGCGGAACCCGCCATTCCCTGGCCGATGGCGATCAGTTGGAACTTGAAGAACGTACGGCGCTGCGCCGGGTCAGTGGACTGTCGACCGAGCTCGAAGACGTGACCGAGGTTGAGAACCGCCAGCTGCGTCTAGAAAACGTGGTCTTGGTTGGTCTTTATACCCGCGGAACCACCTTGGAAGCTGAATTGTCCCTGCGTGAGCTGGCCGCCTTAGCGGACACCGCGGGCTCAAACGTGCTTGATGGTGTGCTGCAGCGACGCTCAGCCCCCGACCCGGGAACATACCTGGGATCCGGTAAGGCCCGCGAGCTAGCCAACATTGTGGCCGCAACCGGCGCAGACACCGTCGTTGTCGACGGAGAACTTGGCGCTTCGCAGCGCCGCGGCCTTGAAGACATCGTCAAGGTCAAAGTAATTGACCGCACCGCGCTGATCTTGGATATTTTTGCCCAACATGCCAAGTCGCGTGAAGGCAAGGCTCAGGTTGAGTTGGCCCAGCTGGAATACCTTCTGCCTCGTCTGCGGGGCTGGGGAGAGTCCATGTCCCGTCAGGCCGGTGGCCAAGTTGGTGGCGCCGGAGCCGGTATGGGCAGCCGTGGCCCAGGTGAAACCAAGATAGAACTTGACCGACGCCGCATTCGGGACCGCATTGCCAAACTGCGCAAAGACATTGAACAGATGGCTCCGTCGCGGGACACCAAGCGAAACTCGCGCAAACGCCACGCCATCCCGGCAGTAGCGATCGCCGGGTACACCAACGCAGGCAAGTCTAGCTTGCTGAACTCTTTGACCGGCGCGGGAGTTCTGGTCGAAAATGCGCTCTTCGCGACCCTTGACCCGACGGTACGTCGTACAAAAACTCCTGACGGCAGGCTATACACCCTTGCGGACACGGTGGGATTTGTACGGTCCCTGCCGCACCAATTGGTCGAGGCTTTCAGGTCCACACTCGAGGAAGTCGGGGATGCAGACCTCATCTTGCACGTGGTTGATGCTTCCCACCCCGACCCAGACGGCCAGATCGCTGCGGTACGTGAGGTCCTTGGGGAGATCGACGGCGTGGGAGACATCCCAGAGATCATTGTCCTGAACAAGGCTGACGTCGCTCTGGCTGAGTCGGTTGAGCGGGTTCAAGCCCATGAGCGCAACGTTTTCTTGGTGTCGGCTCACACCGGCCAAGGCATCCCAGAGTTGCTCGAATTCGTTGCCAACTCGCTTCCGCGGCCCACAGTCACCATTGATGTTACGGTCCCGTACGACCGCGGCGATTTGGTCAACAGGGTGCACCTGGAAGGCGAGATCGACCACCTCGAGCACCTGGAACAGGGGACGCGCATCCAAGGGCGGGTAGACGGCGAACTTGCCTCGGACTTGTCGCAGGTAGCTGTTACGTCAGAGCCCACCTCATCCACAACCTGA
- the nrdR gene encoding transcriptional regulator NrdR, with protein sequence MHCPFCRHSDSRVVDSRTSDDGSAIRRRRQCPQCMKRFTTIETASLSVVKRSGVTEPFSRQKVINGVRKACQGRPVSDDDLALLAQQVEESIRSMGIAELEAYEVGLTILSPLRELDEVAYLRFASVYQAFESLEDFEEAIVLLRQERERQEALAKSDETDEEPGSDPNE encoded by the coding sequence GTGCACTGCCCTTTTTGCCGACATTCAGATTCTCGCGTTGTGGACTCCCGGACCTCAGATGACGGTTCCGCGATCAGGAGGCGGCGTCAGTGCCCACAATGCATGAAGCGCTTCACCACGATTGAGACTGCGAGCCTCTCGGTGGTGAAGCGATCCGGCGTGACCGAGCCTTTCAGTCGCCAGAAGGTAATCAACGGTGTTCGCAAGGCATGCCAGGGGCGTCCAGTGTCCGATGATGACTTGGCATTATTGGCCCAACAGGTGGAGGAATCTATCCGCTCGATGGGTATTGCCGAACTCGAGGCTTACGAGGTAGGGCTGACTATCTTGAGCCCGCTGCGGGAGCTCGATGAAGTTGCCTACTTGCGGTTCGCGAGTGTCTATCAGGCCTTTGAATCCCTAGAAGACTTCGAAGAAGCGATCGTGTTACTGCGCCAAGAGCGCGAACGCCAAGAAGCCTTGGCCAAGTCAGATGAAACCGACGAGGAACCCGGTTCCGATCCGAACGAGTAA
- the miaB gene encoding tRNA (N6-isopentenyl adenosine(37)-C2)-methylthiotransferase MiaB has protein sequence MSANQNFPRFDAVSDPAQSQVAPAPSGTLQSEAPQPAARTYVVKTLGCQMNVHDSEHMAGMLEVAGYRKAAAEDEAKDHADVIVINTCAVRENAANKLYGNLGMLASVKAVRPGMQIAVGGCLAQKDRNTIVERAPWVDVVFGTHNLDALPVLLERARHNEVAQVEIAESLQVFPSTLPTKRESVFAGWVSISVGCNNTCTFCIVPHLRGKERDRKPEQILAEVRALVDQGAIEVTLLGQNVNSYGVEFGDRGAFAKLLRACGEIEGLERVRFTSPHPAAFTDDVIDAMAQTPNVMPQLHMPLQSGSDQILRAMRRSYRSKKFLGILDKVRAVMPDASITTDIIVGFPGETEEDFQETMRVVSESRFSSAFTFQYSPRPGTVAADMDGQVPKEVVQERFERLMALQDQISEQESKKIVGRTLNVLITEGPGRKDGATHRLTGRAEDNRLVHLAVPSHVSGLNFDGSITDPRLDPDLPADLARPGDVVTVQVTKGSPYHLIADSALAQDPIFSVRRTRSGDAWVKRELTRLGILAEEHSHSSSQPTTAGGAVMLGLPTLRSL, from the coding sequence ATGTCTGCTAACCAAAATTTCCCGCGTTTTGACGCCGTTTCTGACCCCGCCCAGTCCCAGGTGGCGCCGGCGCCGTCTGGGACCCTGCAATCCGAGGCACCCCAGCCCGCGGCCCGCACATACGTGGTCAAGACCTTGGGCTGCCAAATGAACGTGCACGATTCCGAGCACATGGCCGGAATGCTTGAAGTCGCCGGGTACCGCAAGGCTGCCGCGGAAGACGAAGCTAAAGATCACGCGGATGTGATTGTCATTAACACGTGTGCGGTGCGGGAAAATGCCGCCAATAAGCTATACGGTAATCTGGGCATGCTCGCCTCCGTCAAGGCTGTGCGGCCGGGCATGCAGATCGCCGTTGGCGGCTGCCTGGCCCAGAAGGACCGCAACACGATTGTCGAGCGAGCTCCTTGGGTTGACGTTGTCTTTGGCACCCACAATCTCGATGCCCTTCCGGTGCTGCTCGAGCGGGCTCGGCACAATGAGGTCGCTCAGGTAGAGATTGCCGAGTCGCTTCAAGTCTTTCCGTCCACCTTGCCGACCAAGCGGGAGTCCGTTTTTGCGGGTTGGGTTTCCATCTCGGTGGGATGCAACAACACCTGCACGTTCTGCATTGTGCCGCACCTGCGCGGCAAAGAGCGCGACCGCAAGCCAGAGCAAATCCTGGCCGAGGTACGGGCGCTGGTCGACCAGGGTGCGATTGAAGTCACGCTGCTTGGCCAGAACGTGAACAGTTACGGCGTGGAATTTGGCGACCGAGGCGCGTTTGCCAAGCTGCTGCGTGCTTGCGGTGAAATTGAGGGCCTTGAGCGGGTTCGCTTTACGTCCCCGCACCCGGCCGCCTTCACCGACGATGTTATTGACGCTATGGCGCAGACCCCTAACGTCATGCCGCAGTTGCACATGCCGTTGCAGTCGGGCTCGGACCAGATCTTGCGCGCAATGCGCCGCAGCTACCGGTCAAAGAAGTTCCTAGGCATCCTGGACAAGGTCAGGGCGGTTATGCCCGATGCCTCAATTACGACCGATATTATTGTCGGCTTCCCGGGTGAGACCGAGGAAGATTTCCAAGAAACCATGCGTGTGGTTTCTGAGTCCCGCTTTAGCTCTGCTTTTACCTTCCAATATTCTCCGCGGCCCGGCACGGTTGCTGCGGACATGGACGGCCAAGTTCCCAAAGAAGTTGTTCAGGAACGTTTTGAGCGCCTCATGGCGCTCCAAGACCAGATTTCCGAACAAGAATCCAAGAAGATTGTGGGCCGTACCCTCAATGTGTTGATCACCGAGGGGCCGGGCCGTAAGGACGGAGCTACTCACCGTCTCACGGGCCGTGCGGAAGATAACCGCCTGGTTCACCTCGCCGTTCCTAGCCACGTATCAGGGCTGAACTTTGACGGTTCAATCACGGACCCGCGGCTGGATCCCGACCTACCGGCTGACCTTGCCCGTCCGGGCGACGTTGTTACCGTTCAGGTAACCAAGGGCTCGCCGTATCACCTGATCGCGGACTCGGCCCTAGCCCAAGACCCGATCTTCAGTGTGCGCCGCACGCGCTCGGGCGATGCTTGGGTTAAGCGTGAGCTGACCCGCCTGGGGATCCTAGCCGAAGAACACAGCCACTCGAGTAGCCAGCCAACCACTGCCGGCGGGGCCGTAATGCTTGGTTTGCCTACGTTACGCAGCCTATAG